ctgtttggggttttaagctgggtttctgtacagcactttgagatattagcttgttgtgtctttggcatcattaaacttatttatcaaataactctctgtaattattattatgcgattaaactgattaatcatgttcgagatatcagctgatgtaaaaaaaaggactttataaatatatttgattgattgattgatttgattgacacacacacaaacacacacacacacaagttctaCAGCATCActactgagagcatcttgactgtctGCGTTACCGCTTAGTATTGCAATTGCTCGGCAtcaaccaggcggtgtcagagggtagtgcgtccggccccagtacatcacagaggccgagcttcctgccatccaggacctctataccaggcggtgtcagagggtagtgtatacagcccagtacaacactggggcagagctccctgccatccaggacctctataccaggcggtgtcagagggtagtgtatacagcccagtacatcactgggacagagctccctgccacccaggacctctaaaccaggcggtgtcagagggtagtgtatacagcccagtacatcactgggacagagcaccctgccatccatgacctctaaaccaggcggtgtcagaggaaggccctaaaaactgtcaaagactccaaccaatcaagtcatagattgttctctctgctaccgcacggcaagaggtaaCGGTGCACCACATCAGGAagcaacaggaccctgaacagcttctaccctccgagccataagactgaacagcttctaccctccgagccataagactgaacagcttctaccctccgagccataagactgaacagcttctaccctccgagccataagactgaacagcttctaccctccgagccataagactgaacagcttctaccctccgagccataagactgaacagcttctaccctccgagccataagactgaacagcttctaccctccgagccataagactgataaatagttagttaaatattaaaccaaatagctacctggactatctgcattgaccctttttccAATACATTTTTTGACTCATCAAATCCGCTgctactactgtttattatctatcctgttgcctagttacttCACCCctgcctatatgtacatatctactgtctattatctatcctttacccctacctaaatgtacatatctacctcatttacctcgtacccctccacatagactcagtactggtacttcctgtatatagccatgttattacctggtactccctgtatatagcaatgttattacctggtactccctgtacatagccatgttattacctggtacttcctgtatatagccatgttattacctggtactccctgtacatagcaATGTTAtttggtacttcctgtatatagccatgttattacctggtactccctgtatatagccatgttattacctggtacttcctgtatatagccatgttattacctggtacttcctgtataaagccatgttattactTCGTACCCCTCCACAATGACTcagttctggtactccctgtatatagccatgttattacctggtacttcctgtatatagccatgttattacctggtacttcctgtatatagccatgttattacctcgtacccctccacttTGAATCAgttctggtactctgtgtataaagccaagttattacctcgtacccctccacaatgactcagtactggtactccctgtatatatccatgttattacctggtactccctgtataaagccatgttattacctcgtacccctccacattgactcaattCTGGTACTCTGTGTttaaagccaagttattacctcgtacccctccacaatgactcagtactggtactccctgtatatagccatgttactacctggtacttcctgtatatagccatgttattacctcgtacccctccacttTGACTCAGTTCTgggactccctgtatatagccatgttattacctcgtacccctccacattgactcagtactggtactccctgtatatagccatgttattacctggtacttcctgtatatagccatgttattacctggtactccctgtatatagccatgttattacctggtacttcctgtatatagccatgttattacctggtacgtcctgtatatagccatgttattacctggtacttcctgtatatagccatggtattacctggtactccctgtatatagccatgttattacctggtacttcctgtatatagccaagttattacctcgtacccctctaaaattgactcagtactggtactctgtgtataaagccaagttattacctcgtacccctccacattgactcagttctggtacttcctgtatatagccatgttattacctcgtacccctccacattgactcagttttggtacttcctgtatatagccacgttattacctcgtacccctccacaatgactcagttctggtactctgtgtataaagccacgttattacctggtacttcctgtatatagccatgttattacctggtacttcctgtatataaccatgttagtacctcgtacccctccacattgactcagtactggtactccctgtatatagccatggttttacctcgtacccctccacattgactcagttctggtactctgtgtatatagccatgttattacctggtactccctgtatatagccatgttattacctcgtacccctgtatatagccatggtattacctggtacttcctgtatatagccatgttattacctagtacttcctgtatatagccatgttattacctggtacttcctgtatatagccatgttattacctagtacttcctgtatatagccatggtattacctggtactccctgtatatagccatgttattacctagtaattcctgtatatagccatgttattacctggtactccctgtatatagccatgttattacctggtacttcctgtctatagccatgttattacctggtacttcctgtatatagccatgttattacctggtacttcctgtatatagccatgttattacctggtacttcctgtatatattcatgttattacctggtacttcctgtatataaccatgttattacctcgtaccactccacattgactccgttctggtacttcctgtatatagccatgttattacctcgtacccctgtatatagccatgttattacctcgtacccctccacttTGACTCCgttctggtactctgtgtataaagccatgttattacctcgtacccctccacaatGACTCAGTTCTGGTACTCTGTAtataaagccaagttattacctcgtacccctgtatatagccatgttattacctggtacttcctgtatatagccatgttattacctcgtacccctccacaatGACTCAGTTCTGGTACTCTGTAtataaagccaagttattacctcgtacccctgtatatagccatgttattacctggtacttcctgtatatagccatgttattacctcgtacccctccaagTTATcgttcattgtgtatttattattaattTAATTATTACATGTAATAACTTTACTATTTTTTATCTATATTTTATTTTTCTCTGTATTGTGTTgttagtcgacacctgttgttagtcgacacctgttgttagtcgacacctgctgttagtcgacacctgttgttagtcgacacctgttgttGGGGAAGGAACCGTTTTAAATCATTACACTgttagtcgacacctgttgttagtcgacacctgttgttaGTTGACACCTGTTgttagtcgacacctgttgttaAGAAGGACCCATTTTAAATCATTACACTgttagtcgacacctgttgttagtcgacacctgttgttagtcgacacctgttattagtcgacacctgttgttagtcgacacctgttgttagtcgacacctgtttagtcgacacctgttgttagtcgacacctgttgttagtcgacacctgttgttaGTCAACACCTGTTGTTAGTCAACACCTGTTGTTGGGGAAGGAACCGTTTTAAATCATTACACTgttagtcgacacctgttgttagtcgacacctgttgttaGTCGATACCTGTTgttagtcgacacctgttgttGGGGAAGGAACCGTTTTAAATCATTACACTGTTAGTCAACACCTGTTgttagtcgacacctgttgttagtcgacacctgttgttagtcgacacctgttgttagtcgacacctgttgttagtcgacacctgttattagtcgacacctgttgttagtcgacacctgttgttagtcgacacctgtttagtcgacacctgttgttagtcgacacctgttgttagtcgacacctgttgttaGTCAACACCTGTTGTTAGTCAACACCTGTTGTTGGGGAAGGAACCGTTTTAAATCATTACACTgttagtcgacacctgttgttagtcgacacctgttgttaGTCAACACCTGTTGTTGGGGAAGGAACCGTTTTAAATCATTACACTGTTAGTCAACACCTGTTGTTAGTCAACACCTGTTGTTGGGGAAGGAACCGTTTTAAATCATTACACTgttagtcgacacctgttgttagtcgacacctgttgttTTTTTAGaagcatgtaacaaataacatttgattttatttgacacacacacacacacacacacacacacacacacacacacactctctctccacaaTGAAAGATGAATGAGCATCCAGGGTGgcccagcctggttcctctaacACCGCCCCGAGCCCTGTGCCGCGGGCCAGACTTATCTGTGTTTCCTCTGGCTGGTCTCTATAGCGACAACATCCCTCCAGCCCGAGAACACAGCCTGTTTTTCTACCGAGTTACACAAACAGGAAGTATTGAACATCAgacggaagaagaagaagaaccgcTCACAAACAGGAAGTATTGAACATCAGgcggaagaagaagaagaaccgcACACAAACAGGAAGTATTGAACATCAgacggaagaagaagaagaagaaccgcACACAAACAGGAAGTATTGAACATCAgacggaagaagaagaagaaccgcTCACAAACAGGAAGTATTGAACATCAGGCGGAAGAAGAAGAACCGCTCACAAACAGGAAGTATTGAACATCAgacggaagaagaagaagaagaaccgcTCACAAACAGGAAGTATTGCACATCAgacggaagaagaagaagaagaaccgcTCACAAACAGGAAGTATTGAACATCAGGCGGAAGAAGAAGAACCGCTCACAAACAGGAAGTATTGAACATCAGgcggaagaagaagaagaaccgcTCACAAACAGGAAGTATTGAACATCCgacggaagaagaagaagaagaaccgcacacaaaatggcaccctatttccctatttaagtgcactacttttgaccagggcccatgggggtTTTTAGGGTTAGTCgtagtggactacatagggaatagggtaatatttgggaggcacacacacacacacagatgtgtgtTACCAAAGACATGTCAGCATCAGGGGAAAGCCGTGCACTTTTAATCAAGACAagcttgtattttatttatttatttatacagcaggtatttattaattgagtgtatttatAATCTGTTAATAATTCCTAGTCGTGTTACAGATCTCTTCCTCGGCCGTCCGTTGGGTCTCTGTGGAACAGTACCTGTAGGGAAAAGTTGTGTTTTATTTGTTTAAATTAAaggttcattttctcttcctCTTGCTACTGATTCGCCGAGTCACATTACACCTCAACTTGTCTGTTCTATAATTCAATCATAAAGTCCTTCAaggttttgtaaaaaaaaaaaaaagacttttattttgaaagggattttatttttttctcgCTTCAGTATAATTAGTCAGATACTGGAGGATTGACTTGAAGGTAATTATTCAAATGAGTAACGTAATCTCCGCCAAAAATCACTGTGCTTGTGGTGCTGCCAGTCAGTGATACTAGTGTAATCTGGCTGTGTGAAGGGTACCCTAATAGTGCACTagagaatagggggccatttcagACGCAGACCCTTAATTATGACTTTaggtggtcacacacacacacacacacacgcacgcacgcacacatacacacacacacacacacacacacacacacacacacacacacacacacacacagacagacacacacacacacacacacacacagacacacattcacacacacacacacacaaacacacacacacacacacacacacacacacacacacacacacacacacacacgcagacagacacacacacacacacagacacacacacacacacacagacacacattcacacacacacacacacacacacacacacacacacacacacaaacacacacagacacacacacacacacacacacacacacacacacacacacccacagacacacacacacacacacacacacacacagtcacacacacacacacacacaaacacacacacacacacacacacacagacacacacagacacagacatacatacacacacacacacacacagacacacacacacatacaggttgTAGTGTTTAAACGGCTCTGTTGTGGTGGCCGTCCGGCTGCTCCAGCCTGAGAGACAGTATAATTCAAACAGGGACGCTGTATCATGAAAGCAGGAAGCTAATCGCCACAGGAATAAAGTATAATGTAATTATCAGACAGGTTATAAATAGATTTAATTTCATGCTTTGCAGAAAATGGAAATGGCGTTGGGTGGGAGTTGTTTACTGAGCTTGAGACAGTAGGCTTCCACTCTGCCAACGACAGTGAGAAATCACACGGGCTGTCAATTCAGACACCCTTCAAAGCTTTactctgtctgtcagcatcatcatcatcatcatcatcgtcttcCACATTGTCACGGATCctcccccggtactgctgctcattctgttcaccaggtCCGGAGGTCGACGTCTCTAAGCCTTCTAGGCTGCACTGAACtgtgtcattacgcacacctggttccacACCTGGTCCCACACCTGGTCCCACACCTGGCTCCACACCTGGTTCCACACCTGGTTCCACACCTGGTTCCACACCTGGTTCCACACCTGCTTCCAAACCTGGTTCCACACCTGGTTCCACACCTGGTTCCAGACCTGGTTCCACACCTGCTTCCAAACCTGGTTCCACACCTGGTTCCACACCTGGTTCCATACCTGGTTCCAAACATAGTTCCACAACTGGTTCCACACCTGGTTCCACACCTGGCTCCACACCTGGTTCCACACCTAGTTCCACACCTGGTTCCATACCTGGTTCCAAACATGGTTCCACACCTGGTTCCACACCTGGTTCCACACCTGGCTCCACACCTGGTTCCACACCTAGTTCCACACCTGGTTCCACACCTGGTTCCAAACCTGGTTCCACACCTGGTTCCACACCTAGCTCCACACCTGGTTCCACACCTAATTCCACACCTGGTTCAACACCTGGCTCCACACCTGGttccacacctggttccaattcctcaCTGATTGTGTTTGTATAAAATGTGCCCTTTGTTTCCCCATTGGGCTGTCGGTTATTGTTCCCGTGTCCGTTAGCCGTGTGAGTACCGATGCGTTTTCTCAGCCTGTGCGGCGTGTTTTGCACGTTgtgtattacgggtctcgtcccgtgtcgTTCTACGAGGTTTACCCTCGCTCTTTTGATTGGGTACGTCCCAGTGTTATGTTTCCgtatttgttttgtgtgtattgAAAGCCCAGGattcctgtgtctgtctcctaatcctttataccagcgggacacacatcatcatcaactTCAAATTCATCTACAACTTTATCTGATATGACTCAGAGTCAATACAACTTCATCTGATATGACTCAGAGTCAATACAACTTCATCTGATATGACTCAGAGTCAATACAACTTCATCTGATATGACTCAGAGTCAATACAACTTCATCTGATATGACTCAGAGTCAATACAACTCCATCTGATATGACTCAGAGTCAATACAACTCCATCTGATATGACTCAGAGTCAATACAACTTCATCTGATATGACTCAGAGTCAATACAACTTCATCTGATATGACTCAGAGTCTAAACAACTTCATCTGATGTGACTCAGAGTCAATACAACTTCATCTGATGTGACTCAGAGTCAATACAACTTCATCTGATATGACTCAGAGTCAATACAACTCCATCTGATATGACTCAGAGTCAATACAACTCCATCTGATATGACTCAGAGTCAATACAACTTCATCTGATATGACTCAGAGTCTAAACAACTTCATCTGATGTGACTCAGAGTCAATACAACTTCATCTGATATGACTCAGAGTCTAAACAACTTCATCTGATGTGACTCAGAGTCAATACAACTTCATCTGATATGACTCAGAGTCAATACAACTTCACCTGATATGACTCAGAGTCAATACAACTCCATCTGATATGACTCAGAGTCAATACAACTTCATCTGATATGACTCAGAGTCAATACAACTTCATCTGATATGACTCAGAGTCTAAACAGCTGTGAGAACGTGTCACCTTTTCTTCGAAGCACGCACGCCAtaacagggacagagacaaatgCTAGAATAATCCCACCTTTACCACCTACACACTAACGGAACAGAAAACAGTCTACAAGAtcaaacactggcacagagagagagagagagagagagagagaacaagagagaggaagagacagagagaaagactgtgACTAAACCACACTAGCTTTGACTGtacttgctattgagaaaggtctcaagagaagacaggctatgtgctcactgcccacaaaatgaggtggaaactgagctgcacttcctatcaTCCTAACTTCCTAACATCATAttttacacagacccacaaagcattcgaaaaacaaatccaattttgataaactcccatatctactgggtgaaattccgaGGAGGACAGGAGCACAAAGAGCATGAGTTATTGGTCTGGAGAAAATGAGGGAGGAGATGATGAGttaggagaggagtgaggaggaggaggaggaggaggaggaggaggaggaggaggagtggagctgAGACCAGGAGAAGACACAGTGGTCAGATGAGAGGTTCTGTTAGGAGTGGAGATGAGACCAGGAGAAGACGGTGGTCAGATGAGAGGTTCTGTTAGGAGCTGAGATCTGGAGAAGACACAGTGGTCAGATGAGAGGTTCTGTTAGGAGTGGAGATCTGGAGAAGACACAGTGGTCAGATGAGAGGTTCTGTTAGGAGTGGAGATCTGGAGAAGACACAGTGGTCAGATGAGAGGTTCTGTTAGGAGTGGAGCTGAGACCAGGAGAAGACACAGTGGTCAGATGAGAGGTTCTGTTAGGAGTGGAGATCTGGAGAAGACACAGTGGTCAGATAAGAGGTTCTGTTAGGAGTGGAGATCTGGAGAAGACAGTGGTCAGATGAGAGGTTCTGTCAGGAGTGGAGATCTGGAGAAGACAGTGGTCAGATGAGAGGTTCTGTTAGGAGTGGAGATCTGGAGAAGACAGTGGTCAGATGAGAGGTTATGTAAGGAGTGGAGACCTGGAGAAGACACAGTGGTCAGATGAGAggttatgttagggttagggatagttaTACggttagggatagggatagggatagtgCTACAATGAGATGGAAGAGATggattatctttctctctctctctctctctgtgtgtgtgtgtgtgtgtgtgtgtgtgtgtgtgtgtgtgtgtgtgtgtatgtgtgtgtgtgtgtgtgtgtgtgtgtgtgtgtgtgtgtgtatgtgtgtgtgtgtgtgtgtgtgtgtatgtgtgtgtgtgtgtgtgtgtgtttgtgtatgtgtgtgtgtgtgtgtgtgtgtgtgtgtgtatgtgtgtgtatgtgtgtgtgtgtgtgtgtgtgtgtgtgtgtgtgtgtgtgtgtgtgtgtagtgtatgtgtgtgtgtgtgtgtgtgtgtgtgtgtgtgtgtgtgtgtgtgtgttggccctAACCGTTTGCTTTTATTGCCCATAAATTCCCCCGCAGTGACATTCTGATAGGAGaacagaacaaacacacacacacacacacacacacacacacacacacccacacacacacacacacacacacacacacacacacacacacacacacacgagacacagGCACCCACATACAGACacccacaccgacacacacagacacacacacacaccgatacacaggcacccacacacacacacacacacacacacacacacacacacaccgagacacagGCACCCACATACAGACacccacaccgacacacacacacacacacacacacacaccgagacacagGCACCCACATACAGACACCCACAccgacacacacggacacacagagacacacacacacacacacagacacacacacacacacagacacacacacacaccgatacacaggcacccacatacacacccccacaccgacacacacacacacacaccgagacacatGCACCCACATGCAGACacccacaccgacacacacagacacacagagacacacacacacacacacacacacaaagagagaacaGATGGA
This Oncorhynchus clarkii lewisi isolate Uvic-CL-2024 chromosome 21, UVic_Ocla_1.0, whole genome shotgun sequence DNA region includes the following protein-coding sequences:
- the LOC139379559 gene encoding uncharacterized protein, which codes for MRRLRKRIGTHTANGHGNNNRQPNGETKGTFYTNTISEELEPGVEPGVEPGVEPGVELGVEPGVELGVEPGVEPGLEPGVEPGVELGVEPGVEPGVEPGVEPGVEPCLEPGMEPGVELGVEPGVEPGVEPGVEPVVELCLEPGMEPGVEPGVEPGLEAGVEPGLEPGVEPGVEPGLEAGVEPGVEPGVEPGVEPGVEPGVGPGVGPGVEPGVRNDTVQCSLEGLETSTSGPGEQNEQQYRGRIRDNVEDDDDDDDDADRQSKALKGV